The genome window GGATCGGGGACGGCAGTCTTGCTGGCAGAACGCTTGAAGAGAAATTCGAACATGACGGGTTTCGCGTGGATCAAAACCACCATCATAACAAAGCCCGGGGTATTGCATCGGACAGGACTGAACAAGTTATCAAATGAATAAAGCGAATCTTTTTCCTCTATTTTTTCCTATGACAGCTCGCCAGCGACCATACCCAAAGTGCCCACAGCAGACTCCGCTTGTCGGGGTGTGCGCTCGCTACCCGTTCAAGCCTGCGCACGCAGCGGCTGTGCCGCCACCGGCAACGCGGACGCGGCGCCATCGGCTGCCGTTTCAGCGCCGCCGGTTGCCGGCAGCGGCGCCGGCAAAGGCACGGGCAAAACAAAGGGCAGCACTTGCGCCTTGCCACGGCGCGCTTCCTGCGCGCGCGCATCGTGGGCGAGGAACTGGTAGGCGATGGCAAACCACGCTTCGCCCACGATGACCTTGCGGGCCAGCGCGAACAGTTCGCGCTCTTCTTTTTCCAGGCGCTGCAGCAAGGCCGCGCAAAAGGCGTCGATGGCCGCGCACAGCTGCTCGGCCTGCAATTCGGAATGGTCGAAGGCGGCGCCCGCGCGCTGCTGCACCACATTGATGCTTTCCAGCGCCACGTGGTTCAAGCCATTGATTTCATCGAGCAAGCCGTCCGCATGGGGCGCAGCCTGGCGGATGGCGGGCACCAGATACATCTCCACCTTGCGCCAGTAGCCGCCCTGGTACAGCCGGCTCAGCCAGTCGCCCGTGTACTGCAGTTGCGCCAGGCTCAGCCTGCTCTGCTGGCGCAGTTGCACCTGCATGTATTTTTGAAATGCCAACAAACTCATGCGGATACTTGCCTGTTCTACCGACAGGGAAACCAATATATATGTTGCCGTAAGCATGCACTCACTCCCGAAAATGCGCTGGATGTCTGATCCTGGAAGTGAAAGTGTAAAGACTACCGACAGGGGGCGGTTTGATCCTGCACAAACCCGCGGCAAGCCCCCGCGCTTTCTTTTACGGCGCGCGCAAGCCGATATACAGGTTGACCACGCCCGGCTCTTCCGATGGCGTGACTGCGCCGCCAAAATTTTTCACCAGCCGCTGCATGCCCTTGTTGCGCGCCATCGCCTCGCCCACCAGCGCTTCCGTGCCGCGGCTGCGGAAGTAGTCGACCAGCTTTTCAAACAGGATATGGCCCAGGCCCTTGGCTTTCAGGGCCGAGCGCACGGCGATGGCGAAATCGGCGTGAATATTGTCCGGGTCGGCCACGGCGCGCACCACGCCCAGGGTTTCCGGCTTGCCGTCCGGGCCTGTGTGCGTGGCGATGAAGGCCATGGCGCGGTCGTAATCGATCTGCGTCAGGCGCGCCAGCTGCGACACGGGCAGCTCGCGCATCGAGGTAAAGAAGCGCAGGCGCACGTCGTCCGGGTCCAGCGCGTGGAACAGGTCCATATGCTGCGGCGCGTCTTCGGGGCGGATGGGGCGCAGCAAAATGGATTGCCCCATCCACGTCACGCGCTCTTCCAGCTCTTGCGGATACGGGCGGATGGCCAGGCGGTCGCTCTTCTGGCCCGGTTGCAAACGGATGCGCGCGTCGAGGGCGATCACGCCGTCGGCGTCGGCCACCAGCGGGTTGATGTCGAGCTCGGCCAGCTCGCCGATATCGGCCACCAGTTCGGCCACCTGGATCAGGGTGTAGCAGATGGCGTCGATGTCGGCCGGCGGCTGGTTGCGGTAGCCGGCCAGCAGTTTCGACACGCGCGTGCGCGCCAGCATGTCGCGCGCCAGCACCATGTTCAGCGGCGGCAGGCCGATCGAGTGGTCGGCCGTCACTTCGACGGCGATGCCGCCCTGCCCCACCAGGATGACGGGGCCGAAGGCGGCGTCCGTGGTGACGCCGACGATCAATTCATGCGATTGCGGCCGGCGCGCCATCTGCTGCACCGTAAAGCCGTCGATCAGCGCGTCGGGGCGCATGCGGCGCACGCGCTTGAGCATGGCGGCGGCGGCCGCGCGCAGGATGTCGGGCGTGTCGAGGTCGAGCGCCACGCCGCCCACGTCGGATTTGTGGCCGATGTCGGGCGAATGGATTTTCAGCGCCACCGGATAGCCGATGTCCGCCGCCACGGCCAGCGCCTCTTCCACGTCGGCCGCCATGCGCGTCATCGCCACCGGGATGCCGTAGGCGGCCAGGATTTCCTTCGAGCGGCACTCTCCCAGCACCGTCTGGCCGGCCGCCAGCGCGGCGGCGACGATTTCGCGCACGCGCGCGCGGCGCGGCGTGGCCGACATGGGCAGCTGCGCCGGCACCTGCATCAGGGTTTCCTGGTTGCGCCGGTACTGCACGATCTGCATGAAGCCATGCACGGCCTTTTCCGGCGTATCGTAGGTGGGAATCCCGGCGCGGTTGAAGACCTGGCGCGCGGGCGCCACGGTGGTGCCGCCAAGCAGACACGACAGCACCGTGCGCGAGGTGGCCTTGATCAGCGGCGTGACGGCTTCGGCGATGTCGATCGACGAGACCATGGCCGTGGGCGCGTGCAGCAGCAGCAAGGCGTCCGCCTGGGGCTCGTCGAGCAGCGGCTTGATGGCGTCGACATAGCGCTGCACGGGCGCGTCGCCGGGCAAGCCGACGGGGTTGTCGTGCGACCAGCCCCGTGGCAGCGCCTTTTCCAGCGCGATCACGGTATCGGGCGACAGCTCGGCCAGCTTGCCGCCGCTGCCCACCAGCGCATCGGTGGCCATCACGCCCAGGCCGCCGCCGTTGCACAAAATCGCCAGGCGCTCGCCGCGCTGCGAACGGATATGCGTGAGCGTTTCCACCGCGTCGAACAGTTCTTCGGCCGAATACACGCGCAGCATGCCGGCGCGGCGGATGGCCGCGTCGTACACGGCGTCGGAACCGGCCAGCGCGCCCGTGTGCCAGGCCGCCACGGCGGCGCCTTCCGCCTCGCGTCCCGCCTTCAGGACGATGACGGGCTTGCTGCGCGCGGCCGCGCGGGCCGCCGACATGAATTTGCGCGCCGCCTGGATGTCTTCCATGTACAGCAGGATGGCGGCCGTGTCGATGTCGCCGGCCAGATAATCGAGCAGGTCGCCGAAATCGATGTCGTAGCTGCCGCCGAGCGAAATGAACTTGGAAAAGCCCACGCCGTGCGCGTTGGCCCAATCGAGCACGCCCGACACCAGCGCACCCGATTGCGACACGAAGGCGATCTTGCCGCTGGTCGCGCCAAGGTGGGCGAAGCTGGCGTTCAAGCCCAGTTTCGGCACCAGCAACCCCATGCTGTTGGGGCCGAGGATGCGCAGCAGATGCGGCTTGGCCGCCTTCAACATGGCCAGGCGCAGCGACTGCTCGCGCACGGGGTCGAGGCCCGACGTCATGACGATGGCCGCGCGCGTGCCCAGCGCGCCCAGGTCGCGGATCAGCGCCGTGATGGTGGCGGGCGGCGTGCAGATGATGGCCAGGTCCGGCGCCTTGGGCAACTGGGACAGCTTGCGGTAGCATTTCAGGCCCATCAGCTCGTCGTACTTGGGATTGACGGGCCAAATGTCTCCTTGATAGCCTCCCCCCAGCAGGTTGGCGAGGGCGATGGCGCCCAGCTTGTGGTCGCGCGCCGTGGCGCCGATCAGGGCCACCGAGGCCGGCTTGAACAACTTGTCGAGATTACGGATACTCATGTTCTGGCCTCATGGATTGCCGGAATGGCTGCGCCAGTGTATAGGATGCGCTGCCAAAAAAACTTGACCTTGTGGCGCGTTTCGCAAAAAAACCGCGCGCGCCTACCAGCGCGAGCGGTGGCTTTCCGTCACGCCCGCCAGCTGCGCCACGATGCGCTTGGGAGATTGCGCGCTGGTGCGCACCCAGCCGCTGAAAGTGCCGATGGGCTGGATGTAGCGGCTGGCGGCGAGCCACAGGTTTTTATCTTCGCGCCGCGCCCCCTCGGGCTTGAAATGCAGGTCCAGCAGATCGTCGTCCGTCCACACGTGCCAAGGCGCCAGCGGGTTGTCGGGATTGAAGTCGAAATGCGCGCGGCCCAGCGCATACAGCTGGCCATCGAGCCACAGCGCGTTTTCATGCGCGCCAAAATAACCGGCCTGCAGATTGAAACCCAGGTCCAGGCTGTGCGCCGAGGCCCAGCGCCATTCCGTCTCGCGCGCCAGCAAGCCGTTCGAATAGTCGAAACTGGCCACGCCGTCATCGAGGCTGTAGCCCATGGCGCCGCAGCGCACGCTGCCCCACAAGGGCAGGCCGCCCGACTTTTGCGTCGCATGCACGCTGCCGCCCTCGGCCACCGGCCCGATGGCCAGCAGGGTCGGCGCCACGGGCGGGCCGAATTCCGCATCGATGCCGAAATGGCCGCAATCGAGCCGCAAACGGTAGCGCTGCTGCGGCTGCGCCTCGATGGCGATCAGGTGCGAGAGGAAGCGGAAACGGCTGCTGGCACCCGCATGCGGCGCCAGCGTGGCGCACAGGCCGGGGATGCCATCCTGCGAAAAGCTGGCCACGATCTTGCCCTTGTGACGGTCGAAGGCATACGCGAACGCCGTGCTGGTCCAGCCCAGGTCGACGATGGCCACGCCGCAGAACAGGGCGGGCGTGGACAAGGCCACGTAATGCCAGCGCTTGTGGTGGAACAAACGCCAGAGGGCGCCGCGCGCGTGCGGCGACGCCAGCGCGGCCCAGTCGAAGGTGTTCAATTGCCCCGTGTAGCGGCCAAAGCATGGAACTCCATCAGCGTCGAGCAGGTGGGCAGGAGCCGGCGGCAGCATCATGCGGCCCGCCTTGCGGCAGCGCCGCCGTCGTGCAGGGCGGCGGCCAGCTGCGCGCCAAATAGCGCCGGCTGCGCCTGCGCAATGTCAATCTCCGGGCACGCATGCCAGAGCGCCAGCCGCTGCACGGCGCCGGCCACGTCCTGCACCAGGCGGGGACTGAGGCGCACGCCGTCTTCCAGCGCCAGCGACTTGATCTCGAAACGCCCCTGTGCGCGGTGCGCCTTGGCATCCAGCCGCCCCACCAGCGCGCCGCGGCGCAAGATCGGCAGGGTGAAGTAACCATACCGGCGTTTTTCAGCCGGCGTGTAGCATTCGAGCCGGTAGTCGAAATCGAACAATTCCAGCGCGCGGCGCCGGTCCCACACGACGGGGTCGAACGGCGATAGAATCGTCGTCAGGGTGGGCGCCAGCTTGCCGGCCGCCGCGTTGCGCGCCAGTTCCGCATGATCCGCATGCACGTAGACGGCATCATCCCAGCCGGCCACCGCGCAGCGCAGCAGCGCGCCTTCGTCCACCAGCGCCTGCAGATCCTGCGCCAGGCTGGCGCGCGCTTGCTTCGTGCGGAAGTAGTCGCTGATCCAGCTGGCGCGCGCCAGGCCCAGCGCCTTCACGCTGGCCAGCAGCAGGTGGCGCCGCACCTGCTCTTCGGGCGGCAGCAAGCCATCGTGCCAGCCGGGCAGCACGCGCTCGGCCAGGTCGTAATAGCGCTGGAACTGATGGCGCTTGGCGATCATCAGCACGCCCGACGTAAACAGTACCTCCAGCGAGCGTTTTTCCGGCTTCCAGCTCCACCAGCCGCCCACCTTGCCGTCCGTGCGTTCGAAGTCCGCCGAGCGCGCGGCGCCGTTGGCGCGGATGTGCTCGAGCACCGAAGCGACGGCGTCGCCCTGCTCGGCCATCCATTTGACCGAATACTTCCAGCCCATGGCGGCCGGGTCCAGCATGCGGTGGCGGTACAAGCCGTAATCCTCGATGGGCACGAAGCAGGCTTCATGCGCCCAGTATTCGAACAGCGCGCCCTCGGCCAGCAATTGCTCCAGCCACGGCTGCGGATAATCGCCCAGCCGGCTCCACAGCACCAGATACGGGCTGCGCGCCACCACGTGGATGGTGTCGATCTGCAGCACGCCCATCTGCCGCACGGCGGCCAGCACGTCGGCCTTCACGGCCTTCTTGCGGCGCGCTTGCAGCAAGCCTTGCGCGGCCAGGTGCAAGGCGCGCGCGGCGGCCAGCGATAAAGGGGGGAGGTCGGAAGGAATGGGCTGGTGTGGGCTAGGCATAACAGAAAGATACCGCATTCCGCGTGACACTTGCACGTTTTATCGCTATCGGCTTGCCCGGCAACGGCACGCAGCCCGGACGCACGACGCCGCAGCGGACGACAAGCAAGCGCGACGCATTCCCGCCAGCTTGTTAAGAATCTCTTAAGAACTTCTGCGCATGATCCGAAACGAAATATTTTTTGGGAAGCCAGGTTCGTAATTGTTAATGATTCTTATTACTTTCATGATTCCCATTCCCCAAATAAACCAGACCAATAACTAATCCACCTTCCAGGAGTTTGCATGTCCAACCGCACCCGCCGCGCGCACCTGCCGCGTCCCACCACCCTGGCCCTGGCCATGGCCGCCCTGTCCTGCCTGCCGGCCTATGCCCAGACGGGCACGCCTGCCAGCATGCCCGAAGTGGTGGTCTCCGCCTCCGGTTTCGAGCAGGATATCAGGCAGGCGCCGGCTTCCATTACCGTGCTGACGCGTGAAGAGCTGTCGAAGGAGCGCTTCGGCAACCTGACGCAGGCGCTGGAAAGCGTGGAAGGCATCGACGTGGGCGCGGCGGGCGACAAGACGGGCGGCATGAACATCAGCATCCGCGGCATGCCCAGCGACTACACCCTGGTGCTGATCGACGGACGGCGCCAGAACGCGGCCGGCAACGTCACGCCGAACGGCTTCGGCGGCACGCAGACGAGCTTCATGCCGCCGCTGGCCGCCATCGAGCGCATCGAGATCATCCGCGGCCCCATGTCGACCCTGTACGGCTCGGACGCCATGGGCGGCGTGATCAACATCATCACGCGCAAGGTGGGCAAGCAGTGGATGGGTTCCGTCTCGGCTGACTACACTGTGCAGGAAGAATCGGATTTCGGCGACGTGAAAAACGGCCGCTTCTACCTGAGCGGCCCCATCGCCACCGACCTGCTGGGCCTGTCCCTGCGCGGCAGCAAGCAGCGCCGCGATGCGGCCGACATCCGCGTCCCCAACGCGGCCGGCGCGGAAGTGCCCGCCAGCATGGGCGCCAACCCCGTGCGCGCGGACATCGCCAACTTTGGCGCGCGCCTGGCCTTTACGCCAAACCGCTACCACACCGTCATCCTCGACGCCGACGCGGGCCGCCAGACCTACGACAATTCGAACGGCCAGCTGGGCACCAAGACCGTGCAGGGCGGCTACGGTCCCGAGCAAAAATACAACCGCGACCAGTGGACCCTGTCGCACACGGGCCGCTTCGGCTTCGGCACGCTCGACAGCAGCTACATGGTGAACAAGACGGAAACCCTGGGCCGCACGATTCCGCCAGGCACGCCGGGCGCCGTGGCCGGCAGCGCGCGCACCTTGGAAGTGGAAAGCCAGGTGTTTGACACCAAATTGGTCATGCCTTTGGGCAAACACATGGCGACCGTCGGCGCGCAATGGTGGAAAGCGGAAATGACGGATGGCGTGGCGCCAAAGAAATTCGAATTCACGCAAAAAGCCCTGTTCGTGGAAGACGAATGGCAGCTGCTGGAGCATCTCGCCCTGACCTTCGGCG of Janthinobacterium sp. PAMC25594 contains these proteins:
- a CDS encoding bifunctional acetate--CoA ligase family protein/GNAT family N-acetyltransferase, whose translation is MSIRNLDKLFKPASVALIGATARDHKLGAIALANLLGGGYQGDIWPVNPKYDELMGLKCYRKLSQLPKAPDLAIICTPPATITALIRDLGALGTRAAIVMTSGLDPVREQSLRLAMLKAAKPHLLRILGPNSMGLLVPKLGLNASFAHLGATSGKIAFVSQSGALVSGVLDWANAHGVGFSKFISLGGSYDIDFGDLLDYLAGDIDTAAILLYMEDIQAARKFMSAARAAARSKPVIVLKAGREAEGAAVAAWHTGALAGSDAVYDAAIRRAGMLRVYSAEELFDAVETLTHIRSQRGERLAILCNGGGLGVMATDALVGSGGKLAELSPDTVIALEKALPRGWSHDNPVGLPGDAPVQRYVDAIKPLLDEPQADALLLLHAPTAMVSSIDIAEAVTPLIKATSRTVLSCLLGGTTVAPARQVFNRAGIPTYDTPEKAVHGFMQIVQYRRNQETLMQVPAQLPMSATPRRARVREIVAAALAAGQTVLGECRSKEILAAYGIPVAMTRMAADVEEALAVAADIGYPVALKIHSPDIGHKSDVGGVALDLDTPDILRAAAAAMLKRVRRMRPDALIDGFTVQQMARRPQSHELIVGVTTDAAFGPVILVGQGGIAVEVTADHSIGLPPLNMVLARDMLARTRVSKLLAGYRNQPPADIDAICYTLIQVAELVADIGELAELDINPLVADADGVIALDARIRLQPGQKSDRLAIRPYPQELEERVTWMGQSILLRPIRPEDAPQHMDLFHALDPDDVRLRFFTSMRELPVSQLARLTQIDYDRAMAFIATHTGPDGKPETLGVVRAVADPDNIHADFAIAVRSALKAKGLGHILFEKLVDYFRSRGTEALVGEAMARNKGMQRLVKNFGGAVTPSEEPGVVNLYIGLRAP
- a CDS encoding DUF2804 domain-containing protein; the protein is MMLPPAPAHLLDADGVPCFGRYTGQLNTFDWAALASPHARGALWRLFHHKRWHYVALSTPALFCGVAIVDLGWTSTAFAYAFDRHKGKIVASFSQDGIPGLCATLAPHAGASSRFRFLSHLIAIEAQPQQRYRLRLDCGHFGIDAEFGPPVAPTLLAIGPVAEGGSVHATQKSGGLPLWGSVRCGAMGYSLDDGVASFDYSNGLLARETEWRWASAHSLDLGFNLQAGYFGAHENALWLDGQLYALGRAHFDFNPDNPLAPWHVWTDDDLLDLHFKPEGARREDKNLWLAASRYIQPIGTFSGWVRTSAQSPKRIVAQLAGVTESHRSRW
- a CDS encoding winged helix-turn-helix domain-containing protein, whose protein sequence is MPSPHQPIPSDLPPLSLAAARALHLAAQGLLQARRKKAVKADVLAAVRQMGVLQIDTIHVVARSPYLVLWSRLGDYPQPWLEQLLAEGALFEYWAHEACFVPIEDYGLYRHRMLDPAAMGWKYSVKWMAEQGDAVASVLEHIRANGAARSADFERTDGKVGGWWSWKPEKRSLEVLFTSGVLMIAKRHQFQRYYDLAERVLPGWHDGLLPPEEQVRRHLLLASVKALGLARASWISDYFRTKQARASLAQDLQALVDEGALLRCAVAGWDDAVYVHADHAELARNAAAGKLAPTLTTILSPFDPVVWDRRRALELFDFDYRLECYTPAEKRRYGYFTLPILRRGALVGRLDAKAHRAQGRFEIKSLALEDGVRLSPRLVQDVAGAVQRLALWHACPEIDIAQAQPALFGAQLAAALHDGGAAARRAA
- a CDS encoding TonB-dependent receptor domain-containing protein, producing the protein MSNRTRRAHLPRPTTLALAMAALSCLPAYAQTGTPASMPEVVVSASGFEQDIRQAPASITVLTREELSKERFGNLTQALESVEGIDVGAAGDKTGGMNISIRGMPSDYTLVLIDGRRQNAAGNVTPNGFGGTQTSFMPPLAAIERIEIIRGPMSTLYGSDAMGGVINIITRKVGKQWMGSVSADYTVQEESDFGDVKNGRFYLSGPIATDLLGLSLRGSKQRRDAADIRVPNAAGAEVPASMGANPVRADIANFGARLAFTPNRYHTVILDADAGRQTYDNSNGQLGTKTVQGGYGPEQKYNRDQWTLSHTGRFGFGTLDSSYMVNKTETLGRTIPPGTPGAVAGSARTLEVESQVFDTKLVMPLGKHMATVGAQWWKAEMTDGVAPKKFEFTQKALFVEDEWQLLEHLALTFGARYDDHSIFGGQTSPRAYAVWNATPSWTVKGGVSKGYKTPRVEQLSPGINGFGGQGTIPLVGSPDLKPETSTTTEIGAYFDNLAGWTASGSLFNNAFKDKITTGTGLVNCDYRPSPNRPGCVSFGNWPNVDAFGQSVNVDEAVTRGVELNTRFPLGKTLSASANYTYTESEQKSGSNAGKPLSDTPRHAANARLSWDISRAWNGWLRAEYRSERFRDPGTSASTRAAKAALGDYKGYTMLHLGTSYQLNQRVTLNAAVYNLLNKDFIDYQPYRGSSAPTLTYANRYVNSLDGRRLWLSATVDF